A single window of Syntrophotalea acetylenica DNA harbors:
- a CDS encoding TraB/GumN family protein produces MNTESSDTDILRIDVADKQIVLIGTAHISRDSVATVRQVIATEQPDTVCVELDEQRYQALKDPHRWRSLNLMQVLRRGQGAYLLANLALSSFQKRMGLGTGVKPGEELAAAAEEAETRHMQLCLIDRNIRTTLLRAWRRTGFCKKLRLFSALLTGMFENPQLDEEQLARLRQEDTLSALLQEMGDSLPDLKAVLVDERDRFMAHHIANAPGDRIVAVVGAAHLPGIRKNLTCSLTERELAALEEIPPKSSVSRLLPWLIPALVAVLFAAGFFMGDRALVADAAVAWLLAHGILSALGAVVALGHPLSIAAAFVAAPFTSLNPAIGAGFVSGMVQAWLAAPTVQDLESVGDDIATLRGWWGNRLTRVLLVFMFSNLGSTAGTLLAFGWLKNLI; encoded by the coding sequence ATGAACACCGAATCCAGCGATACCGACATATTGCGCATCGATGTGGCCGACAAGCAGATCGTTCTGATCGGCACGGCCCATATTTCAAGGGATTCTGTTGCGACAGTCCGCCAGGTGATCGCCACCGAGCAACCGGACACGGTCTGCGTTGAACTCGATGAACAGCGCTACCAGGCGCTCAAGGATCCTCATCGCTGGCGCTCCCTCAATTTGATGCAGGTTCTGCGCCGCGGCCAGGGTGCCTATTTGCTGGCCAACCTGGCCCTTTCATCATTCCAGAAACGCATGGGGCTCGGCACCGGCGTAAAGCCCGGGGAAGAACTCGCCGCGGCCGCCGAGGAAGCGGAAACCCGCCATATGCAGTTGTGCCTGATCGACCGCAATATCCGCACCACCCTGCTGCGGGCCTGGCGTCGCACCGGCTTCTGCAAAAAGCTCAGGCTGTTTTCCGCGCTTTTGACAGGCATGTTCGAAAATCCGCAACTGGATGAAGAACAGCTTGCCCGACTGCGGCAGGAGGACACCTTGTCCGCGCTGTTGCAGGAAATGGGCGACAGCCTGCCCGATCTCAAGGCGGTGCTGGTGGACGAGCGGGACCGCTTCATGGCGCATCACATTGCCAACGCGCCGGGCGACAGAATCGTGGCCGTGGTCGGCGCCGCGCATCTGCCCGGCATCCGTAAAAACCTCACCTGCTCCCTGACGGAACGGGAACTGGCGGCCCTGGAAGAAATTCCGCCCAAATCTTCCGTATCCCGGCTGCTGCCCTGGCTGATTCCGGCGTTGGTGGCGGTCCTGTTCGCCGCGGGCTTTTTCATGGGTGATCGGGCTCTTGTCGCGGACGCGGCGGTGGCCTGGCTGCTGGCCCACGGCATCCTCTCCGCGCTGGGAGCGGTTGTCGCCCTGGGGCACCCCCTTTCCATTGCGGCCGCATTTGTCGCGGCCCCCTTTACCTCCCTGAACCCGGCTATCGGCGCGGGATTCGTCAGCGGCATGGTTCAGGCCTGGCTGGCCGCCCCCACGGTGCAGGATCTTGAAAGCGTCGGCGACGACATCGCCACGCTGCGCGGCTGGTGGGGAAACCGCCTCACCCGCGTGCTGCTGGTCTTCATGTTTTCCAACCTCGGGTCAACGGCCGGCACCTTGCTGGCGTTTGGCTGGCTCAAAAACCTCATCTGA
- a CDS encoding L,D-transpeptidase family protein, whose translation MIGETAAAGAVADAFLDVEGLRIPLHRHLPDFYRRRDFNPAWTDAQGRVSVVAWQWLDRIQGVAAEGLDPRDYHVGVLAASLEAAHVSRAYEVDCEPAGLALIDLLLTDSFLKYVSQLFPSGDDAAGAGMEGAKVAVADAVSVLNQVLRRQQVGAVLDALASERAGYRRLLVYLEHYRRLDLAGGWPVLDDGPPVALGQRDSRLPALRRVLALVGDLDAAALSSGQVMDRVTAEALKRFQARHGLRPDGVLGQQTLAQINVPVVRRIEQITVNLERERWPDRDVGARYLQVDITDFHLSVFDSGIEVMRMPVVVGTSFRRTPVFSALMTYLVFAPYWTVPPTILQQDKLPLIKANPNYLKAHHYEIVAWGKDPDRTIDPRGINWKQVTAETFPGLLRQKPGPWNPLGRVKFMFPNAYHVYLHDTPSRHLFEEQQRTFSSGCIRIARPLDLAVFLLEGQQGWSKERVAREMARSRPYTVYLERPLPVHILYRTAWVDTRGRLQFRNDIYEKDSELLGALRQRSVPSENDGNAPGPKNDALNSEQDGVRPMVR comes from the coding sequence ATGATCGGGGAGACCGCAGCGGCCGGTGCGGTGGCTGATGCGTTTCTCGACGTGGAGGGGCTACGCATCCCCCTGCATCGGCATCTGCCGGATTTTTACCGGCGCCGCGATTTCAATCCGGCCTGGACCGATGCGCAGGGCCGCGTTTCCGTGGTGGCCTGGCAGTGGCTTGATCGCATCCAGGGGGTTGCGGCCGAGGGCTTGGATCCCCGGGATTATCATGTCGGGGTATTGGCCGCATCACTGGAAGCCGCACACGTCTCACGCGCCTATGAGGTTGACTGCGAGCCGGCGGGCCTGGCACTTATCGACCTGCTGCTGACCGACTCCTTTTTGAAGTATGTTTCCCAATTGTTCCCCAGCGGCGACGACGCGGCAGGGGCGGGGATGGAAGGGGCAAAGGTCGCCGTTGCCGATGCGGTTTCGGTGCTGAACCAGGTGCTGCGAAGACAGCAGGTGGGGGCTGTTCTGGACGCCCTGGCGTCCGAGCGTGCCGGTTACCGGCGCCTGCTGGTCTATCTGGAGCACTATCGTCGTCTGGACCTGGCCGGCGGCTGGCCGGTGCTGGATGACGGTCCGCCCGTGGCTTTGGGGCAGAGGGATTCCCGGTTGCCGGCGCTGCGGAGGGTTCTGGCTCTTGTCGGAGATCTGGATGCCGCTGCGTTGTCTTCCGGTCAGGTCATGGATCGCGTCACGGCGGAAGCCCTGAAGCGGTTTCAGGCGCGGCACGGGTTGCGCCCGGACGGTGTGCTCGGCCAACAGACACTGGCGCAGATCAATGTACCTGTTGTCCGGCGTATCGAACAGATCACCGTCAATCTGGAAAGGGAGCGCTGGCCCGACCGTGACGTCGGAGCTCGCTATCTGCAGGTCGACATTACCGATTTTCACCTGTCGGTATTCGATAGCGGTATTGAAGTCATGCGCATGCCGGTTGTCGTGGGCACCTCGTTTCGTCGCACGCCGGTATTTTCAGCCCTGATGACCTATCTGGTGTTTGCTCCTTACTGGACGGTGCCACCAACCATCCTCCAGCAGGACAAGCTGCCGCTGATCAAGGCCAACCCGAATTATCTGAAGGCCCATCACTACGAAATCGTGGCCTGGGGCAAGGATCCCGACCGCACTATCGATCCGCGGGGGATAAACTGGAAACAGGTGACGGCGGAAACCTTCCCCGGATTGCTGCGGCAGAAGCCGGGCCCCTGGAATCCGTTGGGCAGGGTAAAATTCATGTTCCCCAATGCCTACCATGTGTATCTGCACGATACGCCTTCCCGGCATCTTTTCGAAGAGCAGCAACGTACCTTCAGCTCCGGCTGCATTCGTATTGCCAGGCCTCTGGACCTGGCTGTTTTTCTGCTGGAAGGGCAGCAGGGCTGGAGCAAGGAGCGAGTCGCACGGGAAATGGCCCGGTCCAGGCCCTACACAGTATACCTGGAGCGTCCGCTGCCGGTGCACATCCTGTATCGCACCGCCTGGGTCGATACCCGGGGCCGCCTGCAGTTCCGCAACGATATCTATGAAAAGGACTCGGAGCTGCTTGGCGCGCTACGGCAGCGTTCCGTGCCGTCGGAAAATGACGGCAACGCGCCAGGTCCAAAGAACGATGCGCTCAACAGCGAACAGGACGGGGTCCGCCCGATGGTCAGATGA
- a CDS encoding NAD-dependent succinate-semialdehyde dehydrogenase, whose translation MSMVSINPASGEQIETFEEYDATKVMDIIERVHRAWLDWRYASFDQRSARFLRMARHLRDRSADLARLMSREMGKPVAEARGEVEKCAWVCEYYAQQASAMLAEQPVASDASRSCVAYRPLGVVLAVMPWNFPFWQVFRFAAPALMAGNAAILKHSSNVPRCAMTIEELFTETGFPADVFRTLLVGSSGVDSVIEHPHVRAVTLTGSERAGRKVAAKAGQMLKKTVLELGGSDPFIVMPGADLQQAAMAGARSRCLNSGQSCIAAKRFIVFDEVYDAFLEHFGDAMARLVIGDPLDDATQVGPQARGDLRDELHQQVLTSIAAGARLLLGGQPLEGPGFFYPPTILAEVAPGMPAYDEELFGPVASVIRVADEQQALTVANDTPFGLGCSVWNRDARKAEALAARVEAGAVFVNGMVKSDPRLPFGGVKASGYGRELARFGIQEFVNVQTVWIA comes from the coding sequence ATGAGCATGGTATCCATAAATCCTGCCAGCGGTGAGCAGATCGAAACATTTGAGGAATACGATGCCACGAAGGTTATGGACATCATCGAGCGGGTTCATCGGGCATGGCTGGACTGGAGATATGCTTCTTTCGACCAACGCAGTGCAAGATTTCTGCGGATGGCGCGGCATTTGCGGGACCGTTCCGCGGACCTGGCGAGGCTGATGAGCCGGGAAATGGGCAAGCCGGTTGCCGAAGCCCGGGGGGAAGTCGAAAAATGTGCGTGGGTCTGTGAATACTATGCGCAACAGGCCTCTGCCATGCTGGCCGAACAACCTGTTGCCAGCGATGCATCCCGGTCCTGCGTGGCTTATCGTCCGCTGGGGGTGGTGCTGGCCGTGATGCCCTGGAATTTCCCCTTCTGGCAGGTGTTCCGGTTCGCGGCTCCGGCCCTGATGGCCGGCAACGCGGCTATCCTGAAACATTCGTCCAACGTGCCGCGCTGTGCCATGACGATTGAGGAACTGTTTACCGAAACAGGCTTCCCTGCGGATGTTTTCCGGACCTTGCTGGTCGGTTCCAGCGGCGTCGACAGCGTCATCGAGCATCCCCATGTCCGCGCCGTGACCCTGACCGGCAGCGAGCGGGCCGGGCGTAAGGTGGCCGCCAAAGCCGGGCAGATGCTCAAAAAAACGGTTCTGGAGCTGGGGGGAAGCGACCCTTTTATTGTTATGCCCGGCGCCGATCTCCAACAGGCTGCCATGGCCGGGGCCCGGTCCCGCTGCCTGAATTCGGGGCAGAGCTGCATCGCGGCCAAGCGGTTTATCGTGTTCGATGAGGTTTATGATGCATTTCTCGAACATTTCGGGGATGCCATGGCACGGCTGGTGATCGGCGATCCGCTGGACGATGCCACCCAGGTCGGTCCGCAGGCCCGCGGCGATCTGCGCGATGAACTGCATCAGCAGGTACTGACATCCATCGCTGCCGGCGCCCGCCTTTTGCTCGGCGGGCAGCCTCTGGAAGGGCCAGGGTTTTTCTACCCTCCGACCATTCTGGCCGAAGTCGCACCGGGTATGCCCGCTTACGATGAAGAGCTGTTCGGTCCGGTGGCGTCCGTGATCCGGGTGGCCGATGAACAGCAGGCGCTGACGGTGGCCAACGATACCCCCTTCGGCCTGGGCTGCTCGGTTTGGAATCGCGATGCGCGGAAGGCCGAAGCGCTGGCGGCGCGCGTCGAGGCCGGAGCGGTATTCGTCAACGGCATGGTCAAAAGTGATCCGCGACTGCCGTTCGGCGGCGTCAAGGCTTCGGGATACGGGCGGGAACTGGCCCGCTTCGGCATTCAGGAATTCGTCAATGTTCAGACCGTCTGGATCGCCTGA
- a CDS encoding rhomboid family intramembrane serine protease, which yields MYFGAQRWNPEVLLFHQWWRCLTYAYTHGGLIHLAFNMVVLYQVGPLVEDQIGPARFFVLYTFTALTATLLGLAWHPLVPVVGASGSLFGLIGFAAAYFHRLGPRGHGVRNFMFQWAAIAFIFGLIMGADNAGHLGGALGGAAFGLILPLTGRGRNALTGLFSGLAMLAAAVTLASLLLQIAFPFPH from the coding sequence ATGTACTTCGGCGCCCAGCGCTGGAACCCGGAAGTGCTGCTGTTCCACCAATGGTGGCGCTGCCTGACCTACGCCTACACCCACGGCGGGCTCATACATCTTGCCTTCAACATGGTGGTACTCTACCAGGTCGGGCCTCTGGTCGAAGATCAGATCGGCCCGGCCCGGTTCTTCGTGCTGTACACCTTCACCGCCCTGACCGCCACCCTGCTGGGCCTGGCATGGCATCCGCTGGTGCCGGTGGTGGGCGCCTCCGGTTCGCTGTTCGGACTGATCGGCTTTGCTGCGGCCTATTTCCACCGACTGGGTCCCCGCGGCCACGGCGTACGCAATTTCATGTTTCAGTGGGCCGCCATTGCCTTCATTTTCGGGCTGATCATGGGCGCGGACAATGCCGGACATCTCGGCGGCGCACTTGGCGGCGCGGCGTTCGGACTGATTCTGCCGCTGACCGGACGCGGCCGCAACGCCCTCACCGGCCTGTTTTCCGGGCTGGCCATGCTGGCCGCCGCCGTTACGCTGGCCAGTCTGCTGCTGCAGATCGCCTTTCCCTTCCCCCATTGA
- the ybaK gene encoding Cys-tRNA(Pro) deacylase encodes MARQKHPVTPAIRVLRQHDITFTGHLYTYEDHGGTAVCARELGVDEHAVIKTLIFETETGEPLIVLMHGDREVSTRGLARLLGAKQVIPCAPQTADRHSGYQVGGTSPFGTRKTMPVYMERTIADLPVIYINGGKRGFLVAMAPQDLIRVLHPAMVEVAQP; translated from the coding sequence ATGGCCAGGCAAAAGCACCCCGTCACCCCCGCGATCCGCGTGCTGCGGCAACACGACATCACCTTCACCGGCCACCTGTACACCTATGAGGACCATGGCGGCACAGCCGTCTGCGCCCGGGAACTGGGGGTGGATGAGCATGCCGTGATCAAAACCCTGATATTCGAAACCGAAACCGGAGAACCGCTCATCGTGCTGATGCACGGCGATCGCGAGGTTTCCACCAGGGGACTGGCGCGCCTGCTGGGGGCAAAACAGGTCATCCCCTGCGCGCCGCAGACCGCCGACCGGCACTCGGGTTACCAGGTGGGCGGCACCTCTCCCTTCGGCACCCGCAAGACCATGCCGGTTTACATGGAGCGAACCATCGCGGATCTGCCCGTCATCTACATCAACGGCGGCAAGCGCGGCTTTCTGGTAGCCATGGCACCGCAGGATCTGATCCGGGTGCTGCACCCGGCCATGGTCGAGGTAGCCCAGCCCTGA
- a CDS encoding nicotinate phosphoribosyltransferase — translation MDAYRYSALLTDLYELTMLAGYFEKGMHRQTAVFDLFFRRNPYQGGYAVFAGLQPALEYLSQLHFTAQDVAYLQNLGMFKPAFLDFLREFRFRGKVIAPPEGTIVFANEPLLTVEGELAEAQLVETALLNIINFQTLVATKAARIVSVAAPGVVVEFGLRRAHGPDGGLSEARAAYIGGARSTSNTWAGQVFGIPVKGTHAHSWVMAFPDELGAFRAYADCFPEQCILLVDTYDTLASGVPNAIIVARELRARGHEVKGIRLDSGDLAYLSKQARRMLDEAGFPDIKIVASSDLDETVIQSIRGEGGRVDIYGVGTQLATCGGEGGGALGGVYKLVRFDHQPKLKVTSDIAKATLPDRKKLWRAVLPDGGYVLDIICLEDEQPRPGATVFDPLNPSRSKKIPTEVNFEEVRQVVMRAGRILSPAPGLEVMADRCAVQMLRLPKGTTRLTNPHVYKVAMSAALHRLRSELMRKAQENQPGYRKG, via the coding sequence ATGGACGCTTACCGCTATTCCGCATTGCTGACCGATCTGTACGAACTGACCATGCTGGCCGGCTACTTCGAAAAAGGCATGCACCGGCAGACGGCGGTATTCGACCTGTTTTTCCGCCGCAACCCGTACCAGGGCGGATACGCCGTCTTCGCCGGTCTGCAGCCGGCCCTCGAATACCTGTCTCAGCTGCATTTCACCGCACAGGATGTGGCCTACCTCCAAAACCTCGGCATGTTCAAACCGGCATTCCTCGATTTTCTGCGGGAGTTCCGGTTCCGCGGCAAGGTCATCGCCCCGCCGGAAGGCACCATCGTATTCGCCAACGAACCGCTGCTGACAGTTGAAGGCGAGCTGGCTGAAGCACAGCTGGTGGAAACCGCCCTGCTCAACATCATCAATTTTCAGACCCTGGTAGCCACCAAGGCCGCCCGTATCGTCAGCGTGGCCGCCCCCGGCGTGGTGGTTGAGTTCGGTCTGCGCCGCGCGCACGGCCCCGACGGTGGCCTCAGCGAAGCCCGTGCCGCCTATATCGGAGGCGCCCGCAGCACCAGCAACACCTGGGCGGGGCAGGTCTTCGGCATTCCGGTCAAAGGCACCCACGCGCACAGCTGGGTGATGGCCTTCCCCGATGAGCTGGGCGCCTTTCGGGCTTATGCCGACTGTTTTCCCGAACAGTGCATCCTGCTGGTGGATACCTACGACACCCTGGCCAGCGGTGTGCCCAACGCCATCATCGTCGCCCGCGAACTGCGCGCCAGAGGACATGAGGTCAAGGGCATCCGGCTGGACTCCGGAGATCTGGCCTATCTGAGCAAACAGGCGCGGCGCATGCTCGATGAAGCCGGGTTCCCCGATATAAAAATCGTCGCCTCCAGCGATCTGGATGAAACCGTCATCCAGTCGATCCGGGGCGAAGGCGGCCGTGTCGACATCTATGGGGTGGGAACACAGCTGGCAACCTGTGGCGGGGAAGGCGGCGGCGCCCTCGGCGGCGTCTACAAGCTGGTGCGTTTCGATCACCAGCCGAAACTGAAAGTGACCAGCGATATCGCCAAAGCCACCCTTCCGGACCGCAAAAAACTCTGGCGAGCCGTGTTGCCCGATGGCGGGTACGTTCTCGACATCATTTGCCTGGAAGATGAGCAGCCCCGGCCCGGCGCAACCGTCTTCGACCCCCTCAACCCGTCCCGCAGCAAGAAAATCCCCACCGAGGTCAATTTCGAGGAAGTACGCCAGGTGGTGATGCGTGCGGGACGCATCCTGTCTCCCGCTCCCGGCCTGGAGGTCATGGCCGACCGCTGTGCCGTGCAGATGCTCAGGCTTCCCAAAGGCACGACCCGCCTGACCAATCCCCATGTCTACAAAGTCGCCATGAGCGCTGCGCTGCATCGCCTGCGCAGCGAGCTGATGCGGAAGGCGCAGGAAAACCAGCCGGGTTATCGGAAGGGATAG
- a CDS encoding 4Fe-4S binding protein produces MPMPAVVHALTAADDTPQVTLAGAACHYHVRAGDLAEALGLSRQVDKHRTLKELGIGTRDLETALKSVAIGETEPRRAMHRGAGRGLGGGAGRGYGAAGQNGTQGHQERQVVRDAYCYLLWPVLLGGMLWWLLRGGRFEDGRLLPVTKRYAPLAGRATLLLVVLFFGFASGKSPNPMEALVKYFKALAGFYEGAWKYFGVLMFFTLLSIVGNKLICGWGCPLGALQELLYDLPLVRRRNRLRLPFRWTMLLRTLLFGGFLVFTFGLFGRKWVLYHGINPFNLFGFEFDLLSIGAVVVAVLLLAPAVYRPFCQLVCPFGWYAWFFEKASLTGIRIDHDRCIGCGACDRACPVEAAGDRLSGKSWPAECYSCARCLRVCPVDAIDYGPRWRQKSEPSGE; encoded by the coding sequence ATGCCGATGCCCGCGGTCGTTCATGCCTTGACCGCAGCGGATGACACCCCGCAGGTGACGCTTGCGGGTGCGGCATGCCACTATCATGTCCGCGCGGGCGATCTGGCCGAAGCGCTGGGACTTTCCCGACAGGTGGATAAACACAGGACCTTAAAGGAGCTGGGGATTGGCACCCGGGATCTTGAGACGGCGCTGAAGTCCGTTGCCATCGGCGAAACAGAACCGCGGCGCGCCATGCATCGCGGTGCGGGCAGGGGCCTGGGCGGCGGCGCGGGCCGCGGTTATGGTGCTGCCGGACAAAACGGGACGCAAGGGCATCAGGAACGGCAGGTGGTGAGAGATGCTTATTGCTACCTGTTGTGGCCGGTGCTGCTCGGCGGCATGCTTTGGTGGCTGTTGCGCGGCGGGAGGTTCGAGGACGGCAGGCTCCTGCCGGTGACGAAGCGCTATGCACCCCTGGCAGGCCGTGCAACCCTGCTTCTGGTGGTGCTGTTTTTCGGTTTCGCCAGTGGCAAGTCACCGAATCCCATGGAAGCTCTGGTGAAGTATTTCAAGGCTCTGGCAGGGTTTTACGAAGGGGCCTGGAAATATTTCGGCGTCCTGATGTTTTTTACCCTGCTGTCCATTGTTGGAAACAAGCTGATATGCGGATGGGGCTGTCCCCTGGGTGCGTTGCAGGAACTTCTCTACGATCTGCCGTTGGTACGTCGCCGCAACAGGCTGCGTTTGCCCTTCAGGTGGACAATGCTGCTGAGAACCCTGCTTTTCGGCGGTTTTCTGGTGTTTACTTTCGGTCTGTTCGGTCGCAAATGGGTACTATACCACGGCATCAATCCCTTCAATCTGTTCGGTTTCGAGTTCGACTTGTTGTCCATCGGCGCGGTGGTGGTGGCGGTTTTGCTGCTGGCGCCGGCTGTCTATCGTCCCTTCTGCCAGTTGGTGTGTCCTTTCGGCTGGTATGCCTGGTTTTTTGAAAAAGCCAGTCTGACCGGCATCCGCATCGATCATGACCGCTGTATCGGCTGCGGTGCCTGCGATCGGGCCTGCCCGGTGGAAGCGGCGGGGGATCGCCTGTCCGGGAAAAGCTGGCCGGCGGAGTGTTACTCCTGTGCGCGCTGTCTGCGGGTGTGTCCGGTCGATGCCATTGATTACGGTCCGCGCTGGCGGCAAAAGAGCGAACCCTCCGGGGAGTGA
- a CDS encoding peptidylprolyl isomerase, producing MTPIKTMARIETSMGNLTIELDMEKAPITTANFLDYVNSGFYENTIFHRVIPGFMIQGGGLTADMENKATRDPIKNEADNGLANKRGTIAMARTQIVDSATCQFFINVVDNDFLNHQAPTPSAFGYAVFGRVLEGMETVDAIAGVATGSRNGHRDVPVEPVMIERITILE from the coding sequence ATGACGCCCATCAAAACCATGGCCCGCATCGAGACCAGCATGGGAAACCTAACCATCGAACTCGACATGGAAAAAGCGCCCATCACCACGGCGAATTTTCTCGATTATGTCAACAGCGGGTTTTATGAAAACACGATTTTCCACCGCGTCATTCCCGGCTTTATGATCCAGGGCGGGGGACTGACCGCCGACATGGAAAACAAGGCGACGCGGGACCCGATCAAAAATGAAGCGGACAACGGTCTTGCCAACAAACGCGGCACCATCGCCATGGCCCGCACCCAGATCGTCGACAGCGCTACCTGCCAGTTTTTCATCAATGTCGTGGACAACGATTTTCTCAATCACCAGGCGCCGACACCGTCAGCCTTCGGTTATGCCGTCTTTGGCCGGGTCCTGGAAGGGATGGAAACCGTCGACGCCATTGCCGGGGTAGCCACCGGCAGCCGTAACGGCCACCGCGACGTACCCGTTGAGCCGGTGATGATCGAACGCATCACCATTCTCGAATAA
- a CDS encoding class I SAM-dependent rRNA methyltransferase — protein sequence MQKSAFIVGPQTAQMLQLGHPWVIADRYTQQWPKAPAGQIIQLADETGRQLATALLDPDDRVVARVLDFSPMDLTPDWIQGRVRQALDLRRRHLDLGDTSAWRLINGEGDFLPGLTVDCYGDYLMIQLFSRAWRPHLPMLVTVLQKLLEPAGIYEKFRPQQTRSLADRSKKMSRLLCGRAVAGRLTVRENGLNLLVDMEEGLNTGLFGDQRENRRDLMKRAAGARVLNLFAYTGAFSVAAAAAGAVKVTSVDASVAYLDWARDNFAANRLNPKRHEFLAGDCRQVLQELRRGGRGFDLIIMDPPSFSTVGKSRFTTSGGTAELVAEAMPLLEDGGLLITSSNHQKVDLADYLKELRRGALAAGGSLKVIGNFGQAGDYPYPVTFPEGRYLKYLVSVKGCSPGTHF from the coding sequence ATGCAAAAATCCGCTTTCATCGTTGGCCCCCAGACGGCGCAGATGCTGCAGCTCGGCCATCCCTGGGTGATTGCCGATCGTTATACCCAGCAATGGCCCAAGGCCCCCGCCGGTCAAATCATCCAGCTTGCCGACGAGACGGGACGGCAGCTGGCCACTGCCCTGCTCGATCCCGACGACCGGGTGGTGGCGCGGGTGCTGGATTTTTCTCCCATGGACCTGACTCCCGACTGGATCCAGGGCCGGGTCCGGCAGGCCCTCGATCTGCGGCGCCGCCATCTCGACCTGGGCGATACCAGCGCCTGGCGCCTGATCAACGGTGAAGGGGATTTTCTGCCTGGCCTTACCGTGGACTGTTATGGCGATTACCTGATGATTCAGCTGTTCAGCCGTGCCTGGCGTCCGCATTTGCCGATGCTGGTAACGGTATTGCAGAAACTGCTGGAGCCGGCCGGCATTTATGAAAAATTCCGCCCTCAGCAGACCCGCAGTCTGGCCGACCGGTCGAAAAAAATGAGCCGCCTGTTGTGCGGTCGGGCCGTAGCCGGCCGGCTGACGGTGCGGGAGAACGGCCTCAATCTGCTGGTGGATATGGAAGAGGGACTCAACACCGGCCTTTTCGGGGACCAGCGGGAAAATCGGCGGGATCTGATGAAACGGGCGGCAGGTGCCAGGGTGCTGAACCTGTTCGCCTACACCGGCGCCTTTTCGGTGGCCGCGGCTGCCGCCGGCGCCGTCAAGGTCACCAGCGTCGATGCCTCCGTCGCTTACCTGGACTGGGCGCGGGATAACTTCGCGGCCAACCGCCTCAACCCGAAACGACATGAATTTCTGGCCGGAGACTGCCGTCAGGTGCTGCAGGAACTGCGCCGCGGCGGTCGTGGGTTCGACCTGATCATCATGGACCCGCCGAGTTTTTCCACCGTCGGCAAGAGCCGCTTCACCACCAGCGGCGGCACCGCGGAGCTGGTTGCCGAGGCTATGCCGTTGCTGGAGGATGGCGGATTGCTGATCACGTCTTCCAACCACCAGAAGGTCGACCTCGCCGATTATCTCAAGGAACTGCGACGTGGCGCCCTGGCGGCGGGTGGCAGCCTGAAAGTGATCGGCAACTTCGGTCAGGCCGGCGATTATCCCTACCCGGTGACGTTTCCCGAGGGGCGCTACCTGAAATATCTGGTCAGCGTCAAAGGCTGTTCGCCAGGGACTCACTTCTGA
- a CDS encoding class I SAM-dependent methyltransferase, which translates to MSKNFKDKVREQFSRTAESYVQSPGFAHGEDLEEAARLLKPTQDDILLDVACGGGHTALFFAPMVRSVVASDLAMQMLKRAQEFISEDGGVENVTFREADAEDLPFPAGAFTLLTCRIAPHHFPDVPRALAEFHRVLRRGGRMAIIDTLLPDDPEIAEFMHAYEQMRDPTHVRSYSRQEWTQMVEAADFILHDIKVLPKTHDFQEWARRTGLNRDRVQKLNKLFIEASAKIQDFFQVETFAGEVESFTDQKILIHASRPAKKPHVQATKQQEA; encoded by the coding sequence ATGTCCAAGAATTTCAAGGATAAAGTCAGGGAGCAGTTCAGCCGCACGGCGGAAAGCTATGTGCAGAGTCCCGGATTCGCCCACGGTGAGGATCTGGAAGAGGCCGCGCGCCTGCTCAAGCCCACGCAGGATGACATTCTGCTCGACGTGGCCTGCGGCGGCGGCCACACGGCCCTGTTCTTTGCCCCCATGGTGCGCAGCGTCGTGGCCTCCGATCTGGCGATGCAGATGCTGAAGCGCGCGCAGGAATTCATCAGCGAAGACGGCGGCGTGGAAAATGTCACCTTCCGGGAAGCCGACGCCGAGGACCTGCCGTTTCCGGCCGGGGCGTTTACCTTGCTGACCTGCCGCATCGCCCCTCACCACTTCCCGGACGTGCCGCGCGCGCTGGCCGAATTCCACCGGGTACTGCGCCGCGGCGGCCGCATGGCCATCATCGATACGCTGCTGCCGGATGACCCGGAAATCGCCGAATTCATGCATGCCTACGAGCAGATGCGGGACCCCACCCATGTGCGCTCCTACTCCAGACAGGAATGGACGCAGATGGTGGAAGCCGCCGATTTTATCCTGCACGACATCAAGGTCCTGCCCAAGACCCACGATTTTCAGGAATGGGCGCGGCGCACCGGCCTCAACCGCGACCGGGTGCAGAAACTCAATAAGCTGTTTATCGAAGCATCCGCCAAAATCCAGGATTTTTTCCAGGTGGAAACCTTCGCCGGCGAGGTGGAGAGCTTTACCGACCAGAAAATCCTGATCCATGCCAGCCGCCCCGCCAAAAAACCCCACGTGCAGGCAACCAAACAGCAGGAAGCATAA